A window of the Xenopus laevis strain J_2021 chromosome 9_10L, Xenopus_laevis_v10.1, whole genome shotgun sequence genome harbors these coding sequences:
- the LOC108703830 gene encoding sulfotransferase 1C4 isoform X1 has protein sequence MDPAVTEEMVKGMENFQFTMGHIEGVSLPSTLCDVWDSICNFQAREDDILIATYPKAGTTWMQEIVDLILQEGDVQKSMRAPIFIKVPFIEIVPPKPMPSGVELAQKMASPRILKTHFPINLVPPSFLEKKVKVVYVARNAKDCMVSYYYFQKMNKILPDPGTWDSYFSAFLAGDVPWGSWFDHVIGWWKAVDKHQILFIFYEDMIKDPMHEIRKVMKFLGKDLSDEVLENIKYRTSFQAMKENPMSNYTTLPKAIFDQTISPFMRKGTVGDWKTHFSVAQNIIFDEEYKWVKVLH, from the exons ATGGATCCAGCAGTAACGGAAGAAATGGTAAAGGGAATGGAGAATTTCCAGTTTACTATGGGCCATATTGAGGGGGTATCACTGCCGAGCACCCTCTGTGATGTCTGGGACTCTATATGTAATTTCCAGGCCCGGGAGGACGACATCCTCATCGCTACCTACCCCAAAGCAG gGACAACGTGGATGCAGGAGATCGTGGATCTGATATTACAAGAGGGAGATGTGCAGAAGAGCATGAGGGCCCCAATTTTTATCAAAGTGCCCTTCATAGAGATAGTACCACCGAAGCCCATGCCATCAG GTGTGGAGTTGGCACAAAAGATGGCATCTCCTCGTATCCTAAAAACTCACTTCCCAATTAATCTGGTTCCACCCtcctttctggagaaaaaggtcAAG GTTGTCTATGTTGCCAGAAATGCCAAGGACTGTATGGTTTCTTATTATTACTTCCAGAAGATGAACAAGATTCTGCCAGACCCCGGAACCTGGGATAGTTATTTTTCGGCATTTCTGGCTGGAGATG TGCCCTGGGGCAGTTGGTTTGACCATGTGATTGGCTGGTGGAAAGCTGTGGACAAACACCAGATACTCTTTATCTTCTATGAGGACATGATCAAG GACCCAATGCATGAGATACGGAAAGTCATGAAGTTCCTCGGGAAGGACTTATCTGATGAGGTTCTGGAGAACATCAAATATCGCACTTCCTTCCAGGCAATGAAGGAGAACCCTATGTCAAATTACACCACACTACCCAAGGCTATCTTTGACCAAACCATATCTCctttcatgagaaaag GGACTGTGGGGGATTGGAAAACCCATTTCTCGGTGGCACAGAACATTATCTTTGATGAGGAATACAAGTGGGTTAAAGTTCTGCACTGA
- the LOC108703830 gene encoding sulfotransferase 1C4 isoform X2: MDPAVTEEMVKGMENFQFTMGHIEGVSLPSTLCDVWDSICNFQAREDDILIATYPKAGVELAQKMASPRILKTHFPINLVPPSFLEKKVKVVYVARNAKDCMVSYYYFQKMNKILPDPGTWDSYFSAFLAGDVPWGSWFDHVIGWWKAVDKHQILFIFYEDMIKDPMHEIRKVMKFLGKDLSDEVLENIKYRTSFQAMKENPMSNYTTLPKAIFDQTISPFMRKGTVGDWKTHFSVAQNIIFDEEYKWVKVLH, translated from the exons ATGGATCCAGCAGTAACGGAAGAAATGGTAAAGGGAATGGAGAATTTCCAGTTTACTATGGGCCATATTGAGGGGGTATCACTGCCGAGCACCCTCTGTGATGTCTGGGACTCTATATGTAATTTCCAGGCCCGGGAGGACGACATCCTCATCGCTACCTACCCCAAAGCAG GTGTGGAGTTGGCACAAAAGATGGCATCTCCTCGTATCCTAAAAACTCACTTCCCAATTAATCTGGTTCCACCCtcctttctggagaaaaaggtcAAG GTTGTCTATGTTGCCAGAAATGCCAAGGACTGTATGGTTTCTTATTATTACTTCCAGAAGATGAACAAGATTCTGCCAGACCCCGGAACCTGGGATAGTTATTTTTCGGCATTTCTGGCTGGAGATG TGCCCTGGGGCAGTTGGTTTGACCATGTGATTGGCTGGTGGAAAGCTGTGGACAAACACCAGATACTCTTTATCTTCTATGAGGACATGATCAAG GACCCAATGCATGAGATACGGAAAGTCATGAAGTTCCTCGGGAAGGACTTATCTGATGAGGTTCTGGAGAACATCAAATATCGCACTTCCTTCCAGGCAATGAAGGAGAACCCTATGTCAAATTACACCACACTACCCAAGGCTATCTTTGACCAAACCATATCTCctttcatgagaaaag GGACTGTGGGGGATTGGAAAACCCATTTCTCGGTGGCACAGAACATTATCTTTGATGAGGAATACAAGTGGGTTAAAGTTCTGCACTGA